The following proteins are co-located in the Salinigranum halophilum genome:
- a CDS encoding M24 family metallopeptidase, with the protein MTTEADRDTKLRRLDEYLRANDCEAVWFAQPASFAWLTGGGDNVVDRAASQGVGAVGYDGGDLRVVTDDIEAARLAEEELPDDVEVESYEWFSGSLADALAARSPTPAAADVPVAGFETVDPTPLRQPLTDADIDTYRALGHEAATAVERVCRELEPDDTEREVATALRVALGARGIESPVALVGGAERATQYRHYTPTEARLGDYALVSVTAERDGLHASFTRTVAFDPPEWMMDRHTAAARVETSALKATQVAATSNGRAGNVFADVQDAYAEVGWDGEWRNHHQGGAAGFAGREWIAAPNHEARVYAPMAYAWNPTVQGAKSEDTVLVTEDGFETLTETGEWPTLEVDSAWGTTSLERHDVLWE; encoded by the coding sequence ATGACGACCGAGGCCGACCGCGACACCAAACTCCGACGACTCGACGAGTACCTGCGGGCGAACGACTGCGAAGCCGTCTGGTTCGCACAGCCGGCCTCGTTCGCCTGGCTCACCGGTGGCGGCGACAACGTCGTCGACCGGGCGGCCTCCCAGGGCGTCGGGGCCGTCGGCTACGACGGCGGCGACCTGCGCGTCGTGACCGACGACATCGAGGCGGCTCGGCTCGCCGAGGAGGAACTCCCCGACGACGTCGAGGTGGAGTCGTACGAGTGGTTCTCGGGGTCGCTCGCGGACGCCCTGGCGGCGCGGTCGCCGACGCCCGCGGCCGCCGACGTCCCGGTCGCCGGCTTCGAGACGGTCGACCCCACGCCGCTGCGACAGCCACTGACCGACGCCGATATCGACACCTATCGAGCGCTCGGTCACGAGGCCGCCACGGCGGTCGAGCGCGTCTGCCGCGAACTCGAACCCGACGACACCGAGCGGGAGGTCGCGACGGCGCTCCGCGTCGCCCTCGGTGCGAGGGGAATCGAATCGCCCGTCGCCCTCGTCGGCGGGGCCGAGCGCGCGACGCAGTACCGCCACTACACCCCGACCGAGGCGCGGCTGGGCGACTACGCGCTTGTCTCGGTCACCGCCGAGCGCGACGGCCTCCACGCGAGTTTTACCCGGACCGTCGCGTTCGACCCGCCCGAGTGGATGATGGACCGTCACACCGCCGCGGCTCGCGTGGAGACGTCCGCGCTCAAGGCGACGCAGGTCGCCGCCACGAGCAACGGCCGCGCCGGGAACGTCTTCGCCGACGTCCAGGACGCCTACGCCGAGGTCGGCTGGGACGGCGAGTGGCGCAACCACCACCAGGGCGGCGCGGCGGGCTTCGCGGGTCGTGAGTGGATTGCCGCGCCCAACCACGAGGCACGAGTGTACGCACCGATGGCGTACGCGTGGAACCCGACGGTGCAGGGCGCAAAGAGCGAGGACACGGTCCTCGTCACCGAGGACGGGTTCGAGACGCTGACGGAGACGGGCGAGTGGCCGACGCTTGAAGTCGACTCGGCCTGGGGCACCACGAGTCTCGAACGACACGACGTCCTCTGGGAGTGA
- a CDS encoding NADP-dependent malic enzyme: MGLDDDSREYHRQEPPGKIEIATTKPTNTQRDLSLAYSPGVAAPCLDIDADANRAYEYTAKGNLVGVISNGSAVLGLGDIGAQASKPVMEGKGVLFKRFADIDVFDVELDLSDPEDMVNAVSAMEPTFGGINLEDIKAPECFEIERRLREEMSIPVFHDDQHGTAIISGAALVNAAELVDKELSDLDIVFSGAGASAIATARFYESLGASHENILMCDSTGIITTARADDVNEFKREYAQDVPDGDLADALEGADVFVGLSVGGIVSQEMVQSMADNPVVFAMANPDPEITYEDAKDARDDTVIMATGRSDYPNQVNNVLGFPFIFRGALDVRATEINEEMKLAAARALAELARQDVPDAVVKAYGDEPLQFGPEYVIPKPLDPRVLFEVAPAVAEAAIESGAARTELDKQQYVERLEARLGKSREMMRVVLNKAKSDPKVVALAEGTDEKMIRAAYQLEEQGIARPVLIGREERIQRTAQRLGLEFEPAVADPRSGDWEHYADRLYDLRQRKGLTRSEAGELIRRDSNYFASVMVEEGDADAMLTGLTHHYPSALRPPLQVIGTAEDADYAAGVYMLTFRNRVIFAADTTVNLDPTAEVLAEITKHTAELARRFNVEPSAALLSYSNFGSVDNEGTRKPRDAVQMLHDDPEVDFPVDGEMQADTAVVEDILEATYDFAELDDPANVLVFPNLEAGNIGYKLLQRLGGAEAIGPMLVGMAKPVHVLQRGDEVKDIVNLAGVAVVDAQGE, translated from the coding sequence ATGGGATTAGACGACGATTCACGGGAGTATCACCGGCAAGAACCACCGGGGAAAATCGAGATTGCGACGACCAAACCGACCAACACGCAGCGTGACCTCTCGCTCGCGTACTCGCCGGGTGTCGCGGCTCCGTGTCTCGACATCGACGCCGACGCGAACCGAGCGTACGAGTACACGGCGAAGGGGAACCTCGTCGGCGTCATCTCGAACGGCTCGGCCGTGCTCGGGCTGGGCGACATCGGTGCACAGGCGTCGAAACCCGTCATGGAGGGGAAGGGCGTCCTGTTCAAGCGCTTCGCCGACATCGACGTGTTCGACGTCGAACTGGACCTGTCGGACCCCGAGGATATGGTCAACGCGGTGTCGGCGATGGAGCCGACGTTCGGCGGCATCAACCTCGAGGACATCAAGGCCCCCGAGTGTTTCGAGATCGAGCGCCGCCTCAGAGAGGAGATGTCCATTCCCGTGTTCCACGACGACCAGCACGGCACCGCAATCATCTCGGGTGCCGCGCTGGTGAACGCGGCGGAACTCGTCGACAAGGAGCTCTCGGACCTCGACATCGTCTTCTCCGGTGCGGGAGCGTCGGCCATCGCGACCGCCCGGTTCTACGAGTCGCTCGGGGCGAGCCACGAGAACATCCTGATGTGCGACTCGACGGGTATCATCACCACCGCGCGGGCGGACGACGTCAACGAGTTCAAGCGCGAGTACGCACAGGACGTCCCCGACGGTGACCTCGCGGACGCCCTGGAGGGTGCGGACGTCTTCGTCGGGCTCTCCGTGGGCGGCATCGTCTCCCAGGAGATGGTCCAGTCGATGGCGGACAACCCCGTCGTGTTCGCGATGGCGAACCCCGACCCCGAGATCACCTACGAGGACGCCAAGGACGCGAGGGACGACACCGTCATCATGGCGACCGGTCGCTCGGACTACCCCAACCAGGTGAACAACGTGCTCGGGTTCCCGTTCATCTTCCGTGGCGCACTCGACGTGAGAGCGACGGAGATCAACGAGGAGATGAAGCTCGCGGCCGCCCGCGCGCTGGCAGAGCTTGCTCGCCAAGACGTGCCCGACGCGGTCGTCAAGGCGTACGGCGACGAGCCGCTGCAGTTCGGCCCCGAGTACGTCATCCCCAAGCCGCTGGACCCGCGGGTGCTGTTCGAGGTCGCACCGGCGGTCGCCGAGGCGGCCATCGAATCCGGCGCGGCGCGGACCGAACTGGACAAACAGCAGTACGTCGAACGGCTGGAGGCGCGCCTCGGCAAGTCCCGCGAGATGATGCGCGTCGTCCTCAACAAGGCGAAGTCCGACCCGAAGGTCGTCGCCCTCGCGGAGGGGACCGACGAGAAGATGATCCGGGCGGCTTACCAGCTGGAAGAGCAGGGCATCGCCCGGCCGGTTCTCATCGGCCGCGAGGAGCGTATCCAGCGGACGGCACAGCGGCTCGGTCTGGAGTTCGAGCCGGCCGTCGCCGACCCGCGGAGCGGTGACTGGGAGCACTACGCGGACCGGCTGTACGACCTCCGCCAGCGCAAGGGACTCACGCGGTCGGAGGCGGGCGAGCTCATCCGCCGTGACAGCAACTACTTCGCGAGCGTGATGGTCGAAGAAGGCGACGCCGACGCGATGCTGACCGGTCTGACCCACCACTACCCCTCGGCGCTCCGCCCACCGCTGCAGGTCATCGGGACCGCCGAGGACGCCGACTACGCCGCCGGGGTGTACATGCTCACCTTCCGCAACCGGGTCATCTTCGCCGCCGACACGACGGTGAACCTCGACCCGACGGCGGAGGTCCTCGCGGAGATCACGAAGCACACCGCCGAGTTGGCCCGACGGTTCAACGTCGAACCGAGCGCCGCGTTGCTGTCGTACTCGAACTTCGGCTCCGTCGACAACGAGGGGACCCGCAAGCCGCGTGACGCCGTGCAGATGCTCCACGACGACCCCGAGGTCGACTTCCCGGTCGACGGGGAGATGCAGGCCGACACCGCCGTCGTCGAAGACATCCTGGAGGCGACGTACGACTTCGCCGAACTCGACGACCCGGCGAACGTCCTCGTCTTCCCCAACCTGGAGGCGGGCAACATCGGCTACAAGCTCCTCCAGCGCCTCGGCGGCGCGGAGGCCATCGGCCCGATGCTCGTCGGCATGGCGAAGCCGGTCCACGTCCTCCAGCGCGGCGACGAGGTGAAAGACATCGTCAACCTCGCGGGTGTGGCCGTCGTCGACGCACAGGGCGAGTAG
- a CDS encoding AI-2E family transporter, translating to MTDGLLERFDRTRVAWWGVVAVLGVVLAVFVLSFVGTVVLGVFVYYGVRPLHRRVHARIGHRGGAATLTMLFVVLPAVALVGYTGVVAVREFVLVAGPGVTDAVLTRLPGDPQRIGVVLRSPAGVLAELEQPARLRAQVRPVVSALEAAGTGLLHLTLALALAFFLLRDGPQLTAWFRSELVTAGGVADAYATAVDADLETVYVGNVITVLAVTVAAVVVYNGFGLVAPAPLRLPVPTLLALLTGLATFVPLVVGKLVYVPVTGYLLWLATRATGGVELLPWVGGFLGCCFVVLDVVPQTFVRPYVSGQTLHSGLVLFAYVFGAALFGWYGLFLGPLVAVFVVQAAAIVLPELVRGNALTTAATTSVGTDPEAAQPDDVACQTCEDE from the coding sequence ATGACCGACGGGCTTCTCGAGCGGTTCGACCGGACTCGTGTGGCGTGGTGGGGCGTCGTCGCCGTCCTCGGCGTCGTGTTGGCGGTGTTCGTCCTCTCGTTCGTCGGTACGGTCGTCCTCGGCGTGTTCGTCTACTACGGCGTCCGCCCGCTTCACCGCCGCGTTCACGCCCGTATCGGGCATCGTGGCGGGGCGGCCACGCTAACGATGCTGTTCGTAGTCCTCCCCGCGGTTGCGCTGGTCGGCTACACGGGCGTCGTCGCCGTCCGCGAGTTCGTCCTCGTCGCGGGGCCGGGGGTGACCGACGCCGTGCTCACCCGGCTCCCCGGCGACCCACAGCGCATCGGTGTCGTGCTCCGGTCGCCGGCCGGGGTGCTGGCGGAACTCGAGCAACCCGCACGGCTCCGCGCCCAGGTACGACCCGTCGTCTCGGCGCTGGAGGCCGCGGGCACCGGCCTGCTCCACCTGACACTCGCGCTCGCGCTGGCGTTCTTCCTCCTGCGCGACGGACCGCAGTTGACCGCCTGGTTCCGCAGCGAACTGGTCACGGCCGGCGGCGTCGCCGACGCCTACGCCACGGCCGTCGACGCCGACCTGGAGACGGTCTACGTCGGGAACGTCATCACGGTGCTCGCGGTGACCGTCGCGGCCGTCGTCGTCTACAACGGGTTCGGACTGGTCGCACCCGCACCGCTCCGACTGCCGGTCCCGACGCTGCTTGCGTTGTTGACCGGGCTGGCGACGTTCGTGCCGCTCGTCGTCGGGAAACTCGTCTACGTCCCCGTAACCGGGTATCTGCTCTGGCTCGCAACGCGGGCGACGGGTGGGGTGGAACTGCTCCCGTGGGTCGGCGGCTTCCTCGGCTGTTGTTTCGTCGTCCTCGACGTCGTCCCGCAGACGTTCGTCCGTCCGTACGTCTCGGGACAGACGCTCCACTCGGGGCTCGTGCTCTTCGCGTACGTCTTCGGCGCGGCGCTGTTCGGCTGGTACGGGCTGTTCCTCGGGCCGCTCGTCGCCGTGTTCGTCGTCCAGGCGGCGGCCATCGTGCTCCCCGAACTCGTCCGCGGGAACGCCCTGACGACGGCGGCGACGACCTCGGTCGGTACCGACCCGGAGGCCGCCCAGCCCGACGACGTGGCGTGTCAGACGTGTGAAGACGAGTGA